Proteins co-encoded in one Musa acuminata AAA Group cultivar baxijiao unplaced genomic scaffold, Cavendish_Baxijiao_AAA HiC_scaffold_1077, whole genome shotgun sequence genomic window:
- the LOC135666157 gene encoding nudix hydrolase 14, chloroplastic-like — translation MAARAHRLLLPSAFHRSVIPDPSLHLLPPLLSTAICSGGRRRRVRAQLIVGRMASGGSRAPSSPTRITLPGGDSVEVVAAPGVSDSDLRNAISSSLFKQWLKNMQSDTGLLAGGHMSLRQVYIQGVDMFGRGVGFLKFKADVFDKETQAKIPGIVFARGPAVAVLILLESRGKTYVVLTEQPRVPVGKLILELPAGMIDDEGGDVVGTAVREVEEEIGIHLNKEDMVNLTAFLDPVTGCKVFPSPGGCDEELSLFLYRGHVEEEIISALQGKEMGLRDHGELIKVHVVPYDTLWRVTADAKALAAIALYEMAKRNGFLP, via the exons ATGGCAGCTCGCGCGCACCGACTCCTCCTCCCCTCTGCCTTCCACCGAAGCGTGATCCCCGACCCATCTCTCCACCTTTTACCCCCGTTGCTGAGCACCGCAATCTGCAGCGGCGGCCGTCGACGCCGCGTTCGCGCCCAATTAATCGTGGGAAGAATGGCGTCTGGTGGCTCCCGAGCCCCTTCCTCGCCCACGCGCATCACCCTTCCGGGCGGCGACTCCGTCGAGGTCGTAGCCGCCCCCGGCGTCTCCGATTCTGACCTCAG AAATGCCATCAGTTCTTCCCTTTTTAAGCAGTGGTTGAAGAATATGCAGAGTGACACTGGCCTTCTAGCGGGAGGGCATATGTCTTTAAGACAAGTGTACATTCAG GGAGTGGATATGTTTGGTAGAGGTGTTGGGTTCTTAAAGTTCAAAGCAGATGTTTTTGATAAAGAAACACAAGCAAAG ATTCCAGGAATTGTGTTTGCAAGGGGACCAGCTGTTGCTGTGTTGATTCTTTTAGAGTCGAGAGGAAAAACTTATGTTGTTCTTACAGAACAG CCTAGGGTTCCTGTTGGAAAACTCATTTTGGAACTCCCAGCTGGCATGATAGATGATGAAGGCGGTGATGTTGTTGGCACAGCAGTTCGTGAG GTTGAAGAGGAGATAGGGATACACTTGAACAAGGAGGATATGGTGAATCTTACAGCATTTCTTGATCCTGTAACCGGATGCAAAGTTTTTCCATCACCG GGTGGGTGCGACGAGGAACTGAGCCTGTTTCTTTATAGAGGCCATGTAGAGGAGGAGATCATAAGTGCCCTGCAGGGAAAGGAGATGGGCCTCCGTGATCATGGTGAGCTGATTAAGGTACATGTTGTTCCTTACGATACACTTTGGCGTGTGACTGCTGATGCAAAAGCTCTAGCTGCAATTGCCCTATATGAAATGGCGAAGAGGAATGGCTTTTTGCCTTGA
- the LOC103983247 gene encoding sorbitol dehydrogenase-like, with product MGKGGEVSGDGAKVEEENMAAWLVAVNTLKIQPFRLPPLGPHDVRVRMKAVGICGSDVHHLKTMRCAHFVVKEPMVIGHECAGVIEEVGCEVKSLVVGDRVALEPGISCGHCKYCKGGRYNLCRSMRFFGSPPVNGSLANQVVHPANLCFRLPENVSLEEGAMCEPLSVGIHACRRAIVGPETNVLIMGAGPIGLVTMLAARAFGALRIIMVDVDSYRLSVAKALGADDFVKVSTNSQDVDEEVIQIQQAMGNDIDVSFDCAGFSKTVSTALNATRAGGKVCLIGMGRNEMTVPLTPAAAREVDVIGIFRYKDTWPLCLEFLRTGKIDVKPLITHRFGFSQEELVEAFEVSARGGDAIKVMFNL from the exons ATGGGCAAGGGCGGTGAAGTAAGCGGAGATGGGGCGAAGGTGGAGGAGGAGAACATGGCCGCCTGGTTGGTGGCTGTTAACACCCTCAAGATCCAACCTTTTCGACTCCCGCCTCTGG GGCCTCACGACGTTCGGGTGAGGATGAAGGCTGTCGGCATCTGTGGCAGTGATGTCCATCACCTCAAG ACCATGAGGTGTGCCCATTTCGTTGTCAAAGAGCCCATGGTAATCGGGCATGAGTGTGCTGGTGTGATAGAAGAGGTGGGCTGCGAAGTGAAGTCCCTGGTTGTGGGTGATCGCGTGGCGTTGGAACCTGGAATCAGTTGCGGGCACTGCAAATACTGCAAGGGTGGCCGCTATAACCTTTGCCGCAGCATGAGGTTCTTCGGTTCACCCCCTGTCAATGGCTCCCTAGCTAATCAG GTGGTACATCCTGCTAATTTGTGTTTTAGGCTCCCCGAGAACGTGAGCTTGGAGGAAGGGGCAATGTGTGAGCCCCTTAGTGTTGGGATTCATGCTTGCCGTCGTGCTATTGTAGGTCCGGAGACTAATGTGCTAATTATGGGCGCTGGCCCGATAGGGCTGGTTACGATGCTTGCAGCTCGAGCTTTTGGTGCTCTACGGATCATCATGGTGGATGTTGATAGTTATCGCCTATCTGTGGCAAAAGCTCTTGGTGCAGATGACTTTGTAAAAGTTTCTACAAACAGTCAG GACGTAGATGAAGAGGTTATTCAGATACAACAGGCTATGGGCAATGATATCGATGTGAGCTTTGACTGTGCTGGGTTTAGCAAAACAGTGTCAACTGCCTTGAATGCCACCCGTGCTGGTGGTAAAGTTTGCCTCATAGGTATGGGACGTAATGAGATGACTGTCCCCCTTACTCCTGCCGCAGCAAG AGAGGTGGATGTCATCGGCATTTTCCGCTACAAGGATACTTGGCCACTATGTCTTGAGTTTTTGAGGACTGGAAAGATCGATGTCAAGCCTCTGATAACACACAGATTTGGGTTCTCCCAGGAGGAGCTGGTGGAAGCCTTTGAAGTTAGCGCTCGCGGTGGTGATGCTATAAAAGTGATGTTCAACCTCTAG
- the LOC135584544 gene encoding sorbitol dehydrogenase: protein MGKGGEGSGDGAKVEEENMAAWLVSVNTLKIQPFRLPSLGPYDVRVRMKAVGICGSDVHYLKTLRCAHFVVKEPMVIGHECAGVIEEVGSEVKSLVVGDRVALEPGISCWRCKYCKGGRYNLCPDMKFFATPPVHGSLANQVVHPADLCFKLPENVSLEEGAMCEPLSVGIHACRRANVGSETNVLIMGAGPIGLVTMLAARAFGAPRIIIVDVDGYRLSVAKSLGADDVVKVSTNNQDIDEDVVQIQKAMGSDIDVSFDCAGFSKTMSTALNATRAGGKVCLVGMGHNEMTVPLTPAAAREVDVVGIFRYKETWPLCIEFLRSGKIDVKPLITHRFGFSQEEVVEAFEVSARGGDAIKVMFNL from the exons ATGGGGAAGGGCGGAGAAGGAAGCGGAGATGGGGCGAAGGTGGAAGAGGAGAACATGGCCGCGTGGTTGGTGTCTGTCAATACCCTCAAGATCCAACCTTTCCGACTCCCGTCTCTTG GGCCTTACGACGTTCGGGTGAGGATGAAGGCTGTCGGCATATGTGGCAGTGATGTTCATTACCTCAAG ACCCTGAGGTGTGCCCATTTCGTTGTCAAAGAACCCATGGTAATCGGGCATGAGTGTGCTGGGGTAATAGAAGAGGTGGGCAGCGAAGTGAAGTCCCTGGTTGTGGGTGACCGCGTGGCGTTAGAACCTGGGATCAGCTGCTGGCGCTGCAAATACTGCAAGGGTGGCCGCTATAACCTTTGCCCTGACATGAAGTTCTTCGCTACACCCCCTGTTCATGGCTCCCTAGCTAATCAG GTGGTACATCCTGCTGATTTGTGCTTTAAGCTTCCTGAGAATGTGAGCTTGGAGGAAGGGGCAATGTGTGAGCCCCTTAGTGTTGGGATCCATGCTTGCCGTCGTGCTAATGTAGGTTCAGAAACTAATGTGCTAATTATGGGTGCTGGGCCAATAGGGTTAGTCACAATGCTCGCAGCTCGTGCTTTCGGTGCTCCACGAATCATCATAGTGGATGTTGATGGTTATCGTCTATCTGTGGCAAAATCTCTTGGTGCAGATGACGTTGTAAAAGTTTCTACAAACAATCAG GACATAGATGAGGATGTTGTTCAGATACAAAAGGCTATGGGCAGTGACATTGATGTGAGCTTTGACTGTGCTGGGTTTAGCAAAACAATGTCGACAGCCTTGAATGCCACCCGTGCTGGTGGTAAAGTTTGCCTTGTAGGCATGGGACATAATGAGATGACTGTCCCCCTTACTCCTGCCGCAGCAAG AGAGGTGGATGTCGTTGGCATTTTCCGCTACAAGGAAACCTGGCCACTATGCATCGAGTTCTTGAGGAGTGGAAAGATTGATGTCAAGCCTCTGATAACACATAGATTTGGATTCTctcaggaggaggtggtggaagcCTTTGAAGTCAGCGCTCGCGGTGGTGATGCCATAAAAGTGATGTTCAACCTCTAG
- the LOC103983250 gene encoding flap endonuclease GEN-like 1, translating into MGVGGNFWDLLKPYAHNEGVDFLRDKRVAVDLSFWLVQHEAAIRSRSPRARNPHLRTTFFRTVALFSKMGAYPVFVVDGAPSPLKAQARIERFFRMSGLDPTALPKPVEDEEGEASPVKQRNQAFTRCVRECMELLRLLGMPVLEARSEAEGLCAQLNSEGHVDACITADSDAFLFGATCVIKRLRSNSKEPFECYNVSDIEAGLGLGRKQLIAIALLVGSDHNLHGVPGFGVDTAVRFVRLFNEDEILNRLLEIGKGDIDLVNGITKSPRSSVGSGNVRSPHCSNCGHPGSKSAHLKIACEYCVTNGSRNCMKKSSGFKCTCSSCAEERKFKEHQRRENWQIKMCKIISAEPKFPNNEIIALFLANNHGYYSEKDGPSLSWDKPKVEDLIDFLTYHQHWEPSYIRQRMIPMLSTVYLREMASTQNESSLLNDQYKFHSILRVKISHGHPYYLVKWKRAAINTVVHSVSTEQTEVDQTQLSGSIESTDPLDEPDVPTILVDNGCWFLLTDENINLVQAAFPKEVNNFMEEKGSEEFRSKQSKYMYTAGMSDKLAPSKSTGVQLSITEFYRSEKVLAQPALGDDSEKKSGKGKSPGDHRRKSDDVDKNLPKSVRRRLLFD; encoded by the exons ATGGGCGTCGGCGGTAACTTCTGGGACCTGTTGAAGCCCTACGCGCACAATGAAGGGGTCGACTTCCTCCGGGACAAGCGCGTCGCCGTCGACCTCTCCTTCTGGCTCGTCCAGCACGAGGCCGCCATCCGAAGCAGGAGCCCCCGCGCTCGGAACCCTCACCTCCGCACGACCTTCTTCCGCACCGTCGCTCTCTTCTCCAAG ATGGGGGCGTATCCGGTGTTCGTGGTGGACGGAGCGCCGTCGCCGTTGAAGGCGCAGGCGAGGATCGAGCGCTTCTTTCGGATGTCGGGGTTGGACCCCACGGCGCTGCCGAAGCCCGTGGAGGACGAGGAGGGGGAGGCAAGTCCAGTGAAGCAGCGGAATCAGGCCTTCACCAGATGTGTGCGGGAGTGCATG GAGCTCCTCAGACTTCTAGGAATGCCTGTTTTAGAAGCTCGTTCAGAAGCTGAAGGTCTCTGTGCACAACTAAATAGTGAAGGTCATGTGGATGCTTGTATCACTGCCGACAGCGATGCCTTTCTTTTTGGAGCCACATGCGTCATAAAGAGACTAAGATCTAACTCTAAA GAACCATTTGAATGCTACAATGTATCAGATATTGAAGCAGGCCTGGGTTTGGGAAGAAAACAGCTGATAGCCATTGCTCTTTTGGTTGGCAGCGATCATAATTTACATGGGGTCCCTGGTTTTGGGGTTGATACTGCTGTTCGCTTCGTCCGGTTATTTAATGAGGATGAGATTTTGAATAG GTTATTGGAGATAGGCAAGGGGGACATAGACCTAGTAAATGGAATTACGAAGTCACCCAGGTCAAGTGTGGGTTCTGGAAATGTAAGATCCCCACACTGCTCAAACTGTGGTCATCCAGGCAGCAAAAGTGCTCACCTCAAAATTGCTTGTGAGTACTGTGTTACTAATGGTTCTCGGAACTGCATGAAAAAGTCTTCTGGTTTCAAATGCACATGCTCCAGCTGTGCTGAG GAGCGCAAGTTCAAGGAGCATCAAAGACGTGAAAATTGGCAAATCAAGATGTGCAAGATCATTTCTGCTGAGCCGAAGTTTCCGAACAATGAGATCATTGCATTATTTTTAGCTAACAACCATGGGTATTACAGCG AAAAGGATGGCCCTTCGCTTAGCTGGGATAAGCCTAAAGTTGAGGATCTGATTGACTTCCTAACTTATCACCAGCACTGGGAGCCATCTTATATTCGGCAGAGGATGATTCCCATGTTGTCTACTGTGTACTTGAGAGAAATGGCCTCAACTCAGAATGAGAGCTCACTGCTAAATGACCAATATAAGTTTCACTCCATTCTGCGGGTGAAGATAAGTCATGGTCATCCTTACTACTTGGTCAAATGGAAGAGAGCTGCCATCAATACTGTCGTTCATAGTGTCTCCACTGAGCAAACTGAAGTCGATCAGACCCAATTATCGGGATCCATTGAGTCAACAGATCCATTAGATGAGCCAGATGTCCCAACAATTCTTGTGGATAATGGATGCTGGTTTCTCTTGACCGATGAAAACATAAATCTTGTACAAGCTGCATTTCCCAAAGAGGTCAACAACTTCATGGAAGAAAAG GGGTCAGAAGAATTTAGATCAAAACAGAGCAAATATATGTACACAGCTGGTATGTCTGACAAATTGGCACCTTCTAAATCCACTGGCGTCCAGCTTAGCATCACCGAGTTTTACCGTTCAGAAAAAGTATTGGCTCAACCTGCATTGGGTGATGACTCAGAGAAGAAATCAGGCAAAGGCAAGTCACCAGGAGATCATAGAAggaagtcagatgatgtggataAGAACTTACCCAAATCTGTTCGGAGACGCCTCTTGTTCGACTAG